The genomic segment acagacacacaaccaaaactcgttgacagatagtgcacttcgcgagaaaaaattgtattcaacagctaacggtacactacctggtaattatgtcaaactaccaacctaccaagagaataaaatcCTACAAATTTCGGTAGAAACTTACCAGACACGGCAACACTGGTCGTGGTGTGTATGGTGTTGGTTGGgtatagatttttgttgttggacaagTTACCCTACCTCTTGAGTATACCCTGACTAATCAAAATAAATGGCATATATCACTAACTGAACGTACCACCGTTTGTCAATAAGAAAGATATAACAGTTTTGGCTTCACTTAGCGCgttcatatttttaaaataatcggTTTGGTTTGTTCTGACAATTACAAAGTTTTGCGCAATGGCCGCTGAAAATGCAAATCCACAGAGAGAAGTTCGATCTTTTCTAATGCCCCGAGATCCAAGCATCGACAGAAGATTTCGTCCACGTCCTCAAAAACGAGAACGCTTGTTTGTTACAGTCAATGAAGAAAATGACTACGAAAGTGGTAGTGATGGTGAAAGTTGCGAATCGGATGGCGAATATTCCTTAGGTGCTCCAGAATCTATCGATTCATCTGGTAGTGTCGAATCGGGCGCTTTGGTCTATTTACGCCTTAGGCCTGTTGATGTTCCTTCGCCTGCGTACAGCATTTCGGAGGATGGAAATGTTTTGGTAACAAGACCACCTTCAGAATCCTCCAGTTCCAGcaataataaaaattcaatgGAAAAACAATACAGTTTTTCAGGCATATTCGATGAAACTGTTAGCCAGCGAGATGTATATGAACGATGCATAGGACAAAAGATAGAGATCGAAGAGAGTTTCACAGTGTTGACATATGGTACTTCTGGATCGGGCAAGACGTTCACATTGCTTGGAGATGCTTATCGCCCCGGTGTCATTCCTCGCTCTTTGGAAAATATATTTAGTCAATATCAAACTAATATATATCCTAACCCAGCCTTGAAGTTGTTGAATGGCCGCATCACTGTTTTGGATGACGAAATGGCGAGCAGAGAAAATATTTTGCGACTAAAAATTCTTAATGGATGCCCAGAATTTGAGGGCGATTACGCGAATATGCAGAATTGCATTATCAATGATCACAAATTTGTCCCACTTGCTTTAGACACTAGTGTATCTGTTCTTATCTGGGTGACATTCGTCGAGATTTATAATGAACTGGTATATGATCTATTGGCACCGACCAATCCCAACTCATCCAAAACGAAAAATACTACAACacgaaagaatttaaaaattgtttgcaatgaTGGCAACGTGTTTATTAAAGGCGTAACATCGGTTTATGTAAAAAGTAGCGAGGAATCTCTAAGACTACTGAGGGCAGGTCTGCAAAAACTTACCTATGCTTCGACATCGATTAACGCCAATTCAAGTAGATCTCATTGTATATTTTTTGTGGATGTCCTTAAATACTTTCGATCTGGCGTTATTAGTGAAACTTCATACAAATTTTGCGATTTGGCTGGATCTGAACGATTGGACAAAACTGGCAATATGGGTTCAAGACTAAAAGAAGCCCAACGAATAAATACTTCACTGATGGTGTTAGGAAGATGCTTAGACGCAGCTAACAGTATCTCTGCTGGAAAAGGCGATCGTGTACCATTCAGAGAGTCGAAACTAACCATGCTTTTGCAAGCTGCTCTTTTGGGAAAGGAAAAGTTGACAATGATTGTAAATGTGACTCCCACAGACAAATACTACGAGGAGAATCTTAATGTTCTTAGTTTTGCTGCTATAGCAAGAAACATTATATTTAAAGCGCCAGTTATAAAACAGAACCAGTCACGTTATTCTGTTATTGGAGAAAAGCCAGATAATGATTACGTTCAACAGTTGCTGGAAAAGATTGCTTGGCTTCGTAGCGACAATGAACTGCAAAATCAACAAATTGAAGaattaatggacaaaaaaacacaattacGTGAAGAGATTTTACGTCTCTCAAATCAACATGCTGATGAATTGGCAAAACAAGAACATGAGCTGCGCACCGAGTTAGTAGAATATTTTAGGAAAACTCTcgaagaaaatagaaaaaagcaTGAAATGCGCTTACAAAGCGAGCTTGAAAGTCAAAAGCGTATCTTTGAATCGCGCATCGAATTCTTGAAGCGTAAATACGAGGATGAGCTTGAAGAATTGCGAGAGGAAATTGAAGATTTGGAGAAAGAAGCAGAAAAGGAGAATATGGAACCAGGAAATAGCAAAAAACGTCGCACTAcagattaaataaaatattttttttattaaaattcacaTTATTATAACTTATATGTACAGTCCGAATGGGACATTTTTGTTTctacttttttaaataaaactgtaATAAACTTAATAAGTGCTTGAATGttatttttaaaagtttaaacGAATTTGCATTTTTCCAAATCGAAACTTGTAAACCTCTCCCACGAAGTCGTCAGCCAGACTATTTACCACCTGGACGAAAGAGAACAAACAATTCCTGCAGTAAATCCCTCAAAGATCCTTGAGGTGACCCTAGACAGTCTCTTACCGACGGCCATGCTATCTCAGCGATTGGCTGACCAAAATGAATTATGAAATATGTAATGGAAAACCCTAGAGACATCAAAACTCAGGCTAAGGACCATCACAGGCGATCGGGTCGATGCTCCGGGTTGACCGCGCTCCACAAAGAGAGCTTGTCACTGATCGCTACCCCCGCTTGCAAATATACGGTTACAACAACAGGGACAAATCAAAAATTAATGATCATGTGATATATATGTCCTTCATTTACAATTGGAGTATATGAAATATAGTACAATTCAAGTAGATCTCACAAAGTAGATTTTCTGTTCCGGATTTCTGCATCAACaggggaagtgtttgttcttatttgcaattcctCATTTGAAATACGTTTTCGCTTGAAAATTCAAAGTATTTGTCGCAGGCAgcaatttataaaaacttggattttgcgggtagtcgcttgtgtcaatctccaagttgtacagccatataataaaatagatttcacactactaTTGAAAattctgacttttgtattatgtgagatgtcactgcatctccaaactttgttgagtttaagaaaggcgCTTCTAGCCTTGTGGATACGTACCCGTTTGTCTGCTTCCGATCATGCGTCCATTATTTTGCTGTCAAGATAGAATAAGTTGTTAACGTCTTGAATGACATGGTTGTTTATAGTAAGCGGTGTCAATTTCATGTTAATATCCTCATCAATTTCGTCTTTGTTTATCTTTAGACctactttggcagcattttcattcaGTCGTTCCAGTTTCGCCTTTATGTGCTCGAAGCCTTGCGCAGTCATCCAAGTAGTTGATGCCTCCGAAAAAGACGTTAATACCCCAGCGTATGCCATAGGGTGCATCAGCATTAGTTGCTtctaatgcaaatgcaaattttgccatgagcattccactaaggaacaggggcaaacttctcacatatcaatgagtgctgtccgattcaagtttaagctcattgataaggggcctcctttttatagccgagtctgaacggcgagccgcagtgcgacaccatgTACTCAGTGCggcgagaagttttacatggcgaagtacctcacaaatgttgccagcattaggaggggaaacccaccgctgaaatttttttctgatggtctcggcaggattgcttctaatacggagtctaataaaattaaaaatagcttCGCCGACAGGATGCAATCCTGCTTCACCCTCTTGTCGATCCCGAAAGATCGGCTCTCTTTTCTATTGAAGGGGAATGACACTTCAGCACTCCTATACAGCTGCTACAGGATGCCCTTATTCAACAACGTGCTCCACATTGAAGTTCTCGAAACTATGTCAAACACACGCTCTAAGTCGACGAATAAAAGGCATAGGTGTGAATTAAGTTCTGCAGGCTGTTCAATGATTATACGCAGGGTGTTAATGTGGTCGGCACAAGAGCGTCCTGGCCGAAAACCTCCCTGttccttcctcaaaatgctgtcaaATGCAGGCGAAATACGCTGCAGAAGGAGACTTGGCATCACTTTATATATTGCGATTATCAATGTTATCCTCCAGTTTTTACATTGGGTGAGGTGACCCTTCTATGGGATTGTGACCATGATCCCTGCTAAGAACATAGAAACAAATTTATGTCATCAATtgaaacaaacattttaataaatgcgccaatatAG from the Stomoxys calcitrans chromosome 1, idStoCalc2.1, whole genome shotgun sequence genome contains:
- the LOC131994248 gene encoding kinesin-like protein subito; amino-acid sequence: MAAENANPQREVRSFLMPRDPSIDRRFRPRPQKRERLFVTVNEENDYESGSDGESCESDGEYSLGAPESIDSSGSVESGALVYLRLRPVDVPSPAYSISEDGNVLVTRPPSESSSSSNNKNSMEKQYSFSGIFDETVSQRDVYERCIGQKIEIEESFTVLTYGTSGSGKTFTLLGDAYRPGVIPRSLENIFSQYQTNIYPNPALKLLNGRITVLDDEMASRENILRLKILNGCPEFEGDYANMQNCIINDHKFVPLALDTSVSVLIWVTFVEIYNELVYDLLAPTNPNSSKTKNTTTRKNLKIVCNDGNVFIKGVTSVYVKSSEESLRLLRAGLQKLTYASTSINANSSRSHCIFFVDVLKYFRSGVISETSYKFCDLAGSERLDKTGNMGSRLKEAQRINTSLMVLGRCLDAANSISAGKGDRVPFRESKLTMLLQAALLGKEKLTMIVNVTPTDKYYEENLNVLSFAAIARNIIFKAPVIKQNQSRYSVIGEKPDNDYVQQLLEKIAWLRSDNELQNQQIEELMDKKTQLREEILRLSNQHADELAKQEHELRTELVEYFRKTLEENRKKHEMRLQSELESQKRIFESRIEFLKRKYEDELEELREEIEDLEKEAEKENMEPGNSKKRRTTD